In Chloracidobacterium sp., the following proteins share a genomic window:
- a CDS encoding nitrate reductase subunit alpha, giving the protein MNWIKDLISPKTRSWEEFYRNRWQHDKIVRSTHGVNCTGGCSWNIYVKQGIVTWEMQALDYPLLEDGLPPYEPRGCQRGISYSWYLYSPIRVKYPYFRGALQDLWREAREKHADPVEAWASIVQNPESRARYQRARGKGGFRRASWDEVNEIIAASLIYTIKQHGSDRIFGFSPIPAMSFLSYAAGSRFLQLLGGVNLSFYDWYSDLPPASPEIFGEQTDVCESADWYNSKFIAVMGSNLNMTRTPDCHFAAESRHNGTKMVVLAPDFSQVSKYADQWIPVHAGQDGAFWQGVNHVLLKEFHHEKQTEYFLDYSKRYTDSPFLIELVKTENGYEAGRLVRANRLSRYKNEENGDWKFLVWDELSGSPRMPGGTVGQRWEKEGGRWNLEFRDPANGDDILPQLSLIDEPDEATEVICREFGTDALFKRGVPTRTIDTEDGKVLVTTIYDLLMAQFGVDRGLGGDYPKGYDDEAHSYTPAWQEKFSGVGRDTVIKFAREWAITAEKTEGKCMVIIGAGINHWYHNNLIYRSAITALMLCGCVGKNGGGLNHYVGQEKLAPVAPWSTVAFAKDWVPASRLQNAPSWHYIMSEQWRYEREFKEYHTVPDNTAVSDKTGEIAHIHAADVQVKAVRNGWLPFYPQFEKQNTDLIAEAAADGSQDDAGVIDRVVNDLKEKKLRFSVENPGAPENFPRVWFIWRGNALMSSAKGHEYFLKYYLGTHNNKISEPCAEGSVKDIMFETEPPPGKMDLVVDLNFRMDTSALYSDIVLPAATWYEKADLNSTDLHSFIHPLSEAVPPAWESRSDWEIFRGLAKKVSEMAEKHLPSPVKDLVAVPLSHDSPDEITQPEIKDWSKGECEPVPGRSMPHLKVVERDYPNLYNQFISLGPLARNNGMGAHGVKYEIADVYDEVVNSRSYPIVEWNGEKYPSLKRAEEAANMILLFAPETNGELAYRAYQYIEKKVGLPLADLAEKARDARVTYKDLQAQPRRLLNSPIWSGLTSDGRAYAPFTYNYERMVPWRTLTGRQHYYQDHEGYVAFGENLPTYKPSPKPTDFGDIKLSPQGAKTLALNYLTPHGKWHIHSTYYDNHRMLTLSRGIEPLWVNDEDAVEMGLNDNDWVEAYNDNGVVCTRCVVSARIPRGVCIQYHSPERTISIPKSPMRGNRRAGGHNSLTRVRLKPVLMMGGYGQYTFHFNYWGPTGVNRDTFILVKKLDKLNW; this is encoded by the coding sequence ATGAACTGGATCAAAGATCTCATTAGTCCCAAGACACGGTCGTGGGAAGAATTCTACCGCAATCGCTGGCAGCACGATAAGATCGTCCGCAGCACGCACGGCGTGAACTGTACGGGCGGCTGCAGTTGGAACATATACGTCAAACAGGGAATTGTTACCTGGGAGATGCAGGCGCTGGACTATCCACTGCTGGAAGATGGTTTACCGCCGTATGAGCCGAGGGGCTGCCAGAGGGGAATCTCTTACTCTTGGTATCTCTACAGCCCGATCCGGGTGAAGTATCCGTACTTCCGCGGAGCTCTTCAGGATCTTTGGCGCGAAGCAAGAGAGAAGCACGCCGATCCTGTCGAGGCATGGGCGTCGATCGTTCAAAATCCCGAATCGCGAGCCCGTTACCAGCGTGCGCGCGGTAAGGGTGGATTTCGCAGGGCAAGTTGGGATGAAGTGAATGAGATCATAGCAGCTTCGCTGATCTACACGATCAAGCAGCACGGCTCGGATCGTATTTTCGGCTTCTCACCGATACCTGCAATGTCGTTCCTTTCGTATGCCGCCGGATCGCGGTTCCTGCAGCTGTTAGGCGGCGTAAATCTCAGCTTCTACGATTGGTACTCCGATCTGCCGCCGGCTTCACCGGAGATCTTCGGTGAGCAGACCGATGTCTGTGAGAGTGCCGATTGGTATAACTCGAAATTCATAGCGGTTATGGGGTCTAACCTGAACATGACCCGCACGCCCGATTGTCACTTTGCAGCGGAATCACGTCATAACGGCACAAAGATGGTCGTGCTGGCCCCGGACTTCAGCCAGGTCTCAAAATATGCGGATCAGTGGATACCTGTCCACGCCGGGCAGGACGGGGCATTCTGGCAGGGGGTAAATCATGTCCTCTTGAAAGAATTTCATCACGAGAAGCAAACCGAATATTTTCTGGATTATTCGAAACGCTACACTGATTCTCCATTCCTTATCGAACTCGTCAAAACAGAAAATGGCTATGAGGCTGGACGGCTTGTCCGGGCAAATCGGCTGTCGCGGTACAAGAATGAGGAGAATGGCGACTGGAAGTTCCTTGTCTGGGATGAGCTTTCAGGCTCGCCGCGGATGCCGGGCGGCACGGTCGGCCAGCGGTGGGAGAAAGAAGGCGGAAGATGGAACCTGGAGTTCAGGGATCCGGCAAACGGTGACGACATTCTTCCGCAACTGTCATTGATCGATGAACCTGACGAGGCAACCGAGGTGATCTGTCGGGAGTTTGGAACGGATGCCCTTTTCAAGCGAGGCGTGCCCACCCGCACGATCGATACCGAAGACGGAAAAGTCCTGGTGACGACGATCTACGATCTCCTCATGGCCCAATTCGGCGTTGACCGTGGTCTCGGCGGCGACTACCCAAAGGGGTACGACGACGAGGCCCATTCGTACACACCCGCATGGCAGGAGAAGTTCTCCGGTGTCGGCAGGGATACCGTGATCAAATTCGCCCGCGAATGGGCCATAACCGCCGAGAAGACCGAAGGCAAATGCATGGTCATTATCGGCGCCGGTATCAACCATTGGTACCACAACAATCTGATCTATCGTTCGGCTATCACGGCCCTAATGCTGTGCGGATGTGTCGGCAAGAACGGCGGTGGTCTTAACCACTATGTCGGGCAGGAGAAACTCGCCCCGGTAGCACCGTGGTCGACGGTGGCCTTTGCTAAAGATTGGGTTCCCGCATCGCGGCTACAGAACGCTCCCTCGTGGCATTACATCATGAGTGAGCAGTGGCGCTACGAGAGAGAGTTCAAGGAGTATCACACCGTGCCCGACAACACGGCAGTGAGCGATAAAACCGGTGAGATCGCTCACATTCACGCAGCTGATGTGCAAGTGAAGGCTGTTCGCAATGGATGGCTCCCATTCTATCCGCAGTTTGAAAAACAGAATACCGATTTGATCGCGGAAGCCGCGGCCGACGGAAGTCAGGACGACGCCGGTGTGATTGACCGGGTGGTCAACGACCTTAAAGAAAAGAAACTACGCTTTTCGGTTGAAAATCCGGGTGCGCCTGAGAACTTCCCCCGTGTCTGGTTCATCTGGCGCGGCAATGCTCTTATGTCGAGTGCGAAGGGACATGAGTATTTTCTTAAGTACTACCTGGGCACTCATAACAACAAGATATCCGAGCCCTGCGCGGAAGGGTCGGTCAAGGACATCATGTTTGAGACCGAGCCGCCCCCGGGAAAGATGGATCTGGTTGTAGATCTGAATTTCCGAATGGACACATCAGCTCTTTATTCAGATATTGTCCTGCCAGCTGCGACGTGGTACGAAAAGGCCGATCTGAACTCGACTGACCTCCATTCATTCATCCATCCACTTTCAGAAGCAGTGCCGCCAGCTTGGGAGTCGCGTAGCGACTGGGAGATCTTCCGGGGGCTCGCCAAGAAGGTGAGTGAGATGGCCGAGAAGCACCTGCCGTCGCCAGTGAAGGATCTGGTAGCTGTCCCTTTGTCGCACGACTCGCCGGATGAGATCACTCAGCCGGAGATCAAGGACTGGTCAAAGGGAGAATGCGAACCCGTCCCGGGCCGGTCGATGCCGCACCTTAAGGTCGTTGAGCGAGACTATCCCAATCTCTACAACCAGTTTATCTCGCTTGGCCCCCTTGCCCGGAATAATGGGATGGGAGCACACGGCGTCAAGTATGAGATCGCCGATGTCTATGACGAGGTCGTGAATTCTCGTTCCTATCCGATCGTGGAATGGAACGGCGAGAAGTATCCATCGCTCAAGCGGGCCGAAGAGGCTGCTAATATGATCCTGCTCTTCGCGCCTGAAACGAACGGCGAGTTGGCGTATCGAGCGTATCAGTATATCGAAAAGAAGGTCGGACTTCCGCTCGCTGATCTCGCCGAGAAGGCGCGTGACGCTCGTGTTACGTACAAGGATCTGCAGGCGCAACCGCGGCGACTACTCAATAGCCCGATCTGGTCGGGCCTTACAAGCGACGGAAGGGCCTACGCACCGTTCACGTACAACTACGAACGAATGGTCCCTTGGCGTACGCTCACGGGACGACAGCATTACTATCAAGATCATGAAGGCTATGTCGCGTTCGGCGAGAACCTGCCGACCTATAAGCCTTCACCGAAACCGACCGATTTTGGCGATATCAAACTCAGTCCTCAGGGAGCTAAGACGCTTGCGTTGAACTATCTGACGCCACATGGCAAGTGGCATATTCACTCGACCTATTATGACAACCACCGAATGCTGACGCTCTCGCGCGGCATTGAGCCGTTGTGGGTCAACGATGAAGATGCTGTTGAAATGGGGCTCAACGATAACGACTGGGTTGAGGCCTATAACGATAACGGTGTCGTCTGCACTCGCTGTGTTGTCAGCGCTCGCATACCTCGCGGCGTCTGTATTCAGTATCACTCACCAGAGCGGACGATCAGCATTCCAAAATCGCCGATGCGTGGAAATCGCAGAGCAGGCGGCCATAACAGCCTCACTCGAGTGAGACTGAAACCGGTCTTGATGATGGGTGGCTACGGCCAATACACATTCCATTTCAATTACTGGGGACCGACGGGCGTCAACCGCGACACTTTTATTTTGGTGAAGAAGCTGGACAAGCTGAACTGGTAG
- the narH gene encoding nitrate reductase subunit beta, whose product MDVRLQISMVFHLDKCIGCHTCSIACKNVWTDRKGAEYMWWNNVETKPGTGYPTAWEDQGKYKGGWEQKNGGKPELKMGKRSSRLLNIFHNPALPRMDDYYEPFTYKYEDLFDSPEGADQPTARPISMVTGKFMDIEAGPNWDDDLGGSPVYAKNDPNLEGLTPEQRQELFDVERLVFFYLPRICNHCLNPGCVAACPSGAIYKRGEDGVVLINQEVCRGWRMCVSACPYKKTYYNWSTGKSEKCILCFPRLETGQAPACFHSCVGRIRYLGGLLYDADRLVDSLKVDDTNLVDAHRDLILDPRDPVVRANAKKNGIDERTLEAIERSPVYRYVKEWKLALPLHPEFRTLPMLFYVPPLLPVMAKTEDGVYDAANEELFSPIDKARLPIQYLASLFSAGNTDHVSYALRKQYAVRMFKRLETVGDVDTAVVRQALAECGMDEAEAEAIYRLTSLPTMDERVVIPPSHREEAMAMLDDNMWEQKGSAGFGFREAPARGA is encoded by the coding sequence ATGGACGTCAGACTACAGATCTCAATGGTGTTCCATCTGGACAAGTGCATTGGCTGTCACACGTGTTCTATCGCCTGTAAGAATGTTTGGACCGATCGCAAAGGTGCCGAATATATGTGGTGGAATAATGTCGAAACAAAGCCAGGGACCGGCTACCCCACCGCATGGGAAGACCAGGGCAAATATAAAGGCGGATGGGAACAAAAGAACGGTGGCAAACCCGAACTCAAAATGGGTAAGCGTTCATCGAGGCTACTGAATATCTTTCACAACCCCGCCCTGCCGCGAATGGATGACTACTACGAACCGTTTACCTATAAATATGAGGACCTTTTCGATTCACCGGAAGGGGCCGACCAACCGACGGCTCGTCCGATATCGATGGTCACCGGCAAGTTCATGGATATCGAGGCCGGGCCAAACTGGGATGACGACCTCGGGGGGTCACCGGTGTACGCCAAAAATGACCCTAATCTTGAAGGCCTCACGCCCGAGCAGCGACAGGAGCTATTCGACGTCGAGCGTCTTGTTTTCTTCTATTTGCCGCGAATCTGCAACCATTGCCTAAATCCGGGCTGTGTTGCCGCTTGTCCATCAGGAGCGATCTACAAGCGTGGCGAAGATGGCGTTGTCCTGATCAACCAGGAAGTATGCCGCGGCTGGCGCATGTGTGTCTCGGCATGCCCTTACAAGAAGACCTATTACAATTGGTCGACCGGCAAAAGTGAGAAATGCATCCTCTGCTTCCCGCGGCTCGAGACCGGTCAGGCACCAGCCTGTTTCCATTCGTGTGTAGGACGCATCCGCTACCTGGGCGGATTGCTTTACGATGCCGACAGGCTCGTGGATTCACTGAAGGTGGACGATACCAACCTTGTCGACGCCCATCGAGACCTGATCCTCGACCCACGAGATCCGGTTGTCCGGGCAAACGCAAAAAAGAATGGAATCGATGAACGAACCTTAGAGGCTATCGAGCGCTCACCGGTGTATCGCTATGTAAAGGAATGGAAATTGGCTCTGCCGCTCCACCCCGAATTCCGCACGCTGCCCATGCTCTTTTACGTTCCGCCTCTGTTGCCGGTAATGGCTAAGACGGAGGACGGCGTTTACGATGCGGCGAACGAAGAATTATTCAGTCCGATCGACAAGGCTCGTCTGCCTATACAGTATCTCGCAAGCCTCTTCTCGGCGGGAAACACCGACCACGTCAGCTATGCACTCCGAAAGCAATATGCGGTTCGGATGTTCAAACGCTTAGAGACCGTTGGCGATGTTGACACCGCTGTAGTTAGGCAAGCCTTGGCCGAGTGCGGAATGGACGAGGCTGAAGCTGAGGCGATCTATCGGCTCACCTCTTTGCCGACCATGGACGAGCGGGTTGTGATTCCGCCGTCGCATCGAGAAGAAGCCATGGCAATGCTCGACGACAACATGTGGGAACAGAAAGGTTCGGCCGGCTTCGGCTTCCGCGAAGCCCCGGCCAGAGGAGCATAA